The following are from one region of the Methanolacinia paynteri genome:
- a CDS encoding tetratricopeptide repeat protein, which translates to MESPSYGVEVVPRLTIGRYITSEDDCIIPAEFTISFNNVEKNQFEGVFSKYRVLYVDYDTNRLSVRLPEEQKFIPAAAAEIEKLMDYAHLLEEGDMEICEPSKISPEEFIEGINRSSAPSMRSYSKFHHPSDAIFSLESPDVPLESGSLSFEGMHEDADFNEKIADLIEEEPFTGTLTEDLVQDSEEFKTDAPSVQEEEISFDDLDDLDLDLIPESHEEIAGFDETVSGEVPSPEESVSFDDLDDMDLDLLPDSEEAVPETVESISPETPVFDESISFDNLDDMDLDIPSEPEETVPEPGETLPSGFSSVEDAISFDDLDDMDLDLLPDSGEEIPEFEGLTGVEPDLSPGDGEPDVSISAGSFPEIEGFEESIDLEEDDFPDLAAAEIPDSGSLTDIEDEEFPGELSSGFEVNDEFSDLEDLVEESAVDTLLVEAKELVSEGKYEDAMNLLGGSVLEKSGSAYLWIMRGDICALAEHFTDAIESYESALELDPDNMTAVLSLYRLYKESENYYDAAELLDSYIKKNPEDSHLWFEKGWLSEKSGEFGEALVDYDQAISLDAGCTRAVASKALLLMREKRPEEALECYDLLIERKPENAAVHHSRGLVLKVMGKYDEAIDSFKEAIRLDPSDSDTLLEIAILLLETGRFKDALGYYNRLIESGFEGSEVFSGQGDVYLALGMSGEALSSYERAIDAGGNILGALKGRAEILAASGNPAEAVEAYNNVLEISPMDTDVLRKLAALYEDAGHPGQALTAYDRILIADPEDSAAISGRIKSLVSLERYSEAIPMYDGLIVTSPGRSDLIAGKAFSLAKTGRKDDAVVLYVSALQLEPENIGYLLELVSILSDLGRYGESLPYYDRLISLVPGESGFVMSRALALYTLGRYEDSVADFEKVLRKKPDDTDALINMGTALFRLGDRRAAMECYKRSIDFDPSLEEEWLMRGISASSFIEWEIDRIHRISESSISHGSGDAKPKLRASKKEKEDFTQAGTGSVSSPVMESSEYDSVNIPDTRTPTKEQLDDPDYLYKKGVALARRGYYRASLKCFSRIETITEDCSEAVFSKGIIYAKNGYFNEALECFDRVLKMNPSHEKAQKAKRMAEIKRKI; encoded by the coding sequence ATGGAGTCTCCGTCCTATGGGGTTGAAGTTGTGCCGAGGCTTACAATAGGGAGATATATTACTTCTGAGGATGATTGCATCATCCCTGCCGAATTTACAATATCTTTTAACAATGTGGAAAAGAACCAGTTTGAAGGGGTGTTCAGCAAATACCGTGTTCTTTATGTCGATTACGATACCAACAGGCTTTCGGTCAGGCTGCCTGAGGAACAGAAGTTTATTCCTGCGGCTGCAGCCGAGATAGAAAAACTGATGGATTATGCGCATCTTCTTGAAGAGGGAGACATGGAGATATGCGAACCTTCGAAGATAAGTCCTGAGGAATTTATTGAAGGGATAAACAGATCCTCTGCACCTTCAATGAGATCGTATTCTAAATTTCATCATCCGTCAGATGCTATTTTTTCTTTAGAATCTCCTGATGTGCCTTTGGAGTCCGGGTCTCTTTCATTCGAAGGAATGCATGAAGATGCGGATTTCAACGAAAAAATAGCGGATCTTATAGAGGAGGAACCGTTTACCGGGACATTGACGGAGGATCTCGTCCAGGATTCTGAAGAATTTAAGACTGACGCACCGTCCGTGCAGGAGGAAGAGATCTCATTCGACGATCTCGACGATCTGGATCTCGATCTTATTCCGGAATCCCATGAAGAGATCGCCGGGTTCGATGAAACCGTCTCAGGAGAGGTTCCATCTCCTGAAGAGTCTGTCTCCTTCGACGATCTTGACGATATGGATCTGGATCTACTTCCGGATTCAGAGGAAGCTGTTCCCGAAACCGTTGAAAGCATCTCTCCTGAAACTCCTGTCTTTGACGAGTCCATCTCCTTCGATAATCTGGACGACATGGATCTTGACATTCCCTCCGAACCTGAGGAAACTGTTCCGGAACCGGGTGAAACGCTCCCTTCCGGGTTTTCGTCCGTTGAAGATGCAATCTCCTTCGACGATCTTGACGATATGGATTTGGATCTTCTTCCGGATTCCGGTGAGGAAATTCCTGAATTTGAGGGACTGACAGGTGTAGAGCCGGATCTCTCGCCGGGCGACGGGGAGCCCGATGTTTCTATATCTGCCGGGAGTTTCCCGGAAATTGAAGGCTTTGAGGAAAGTATTGATCTGGAAGAGGACGATTTCCCGGATTTGGCCGCCGCTGAAATTCCTGATTCAGGTTCTTTGACCGATATTGAAGATGAGGAATTCCCTGGAGAATTGTCGTCAGGATTCGAGGTAAATGACGAATTTTCCGATCTTGAAGACCTTGTTGAAGAATCGGCCGTCGATACATTGCTTGTTGAAGCGAAGGAGCTGGTCTCTGAAGGCAAATATGAAGATGCAATGAATCTCCTCGGCGGATCAGTCCTGGAAAAATCGGGATCTGCCTACCTTTGGATCATGAGGGGCGATATCTGCGCCCTGGCCGAACACTTTACTGATGCAATCGAGTCCTATGAAAGTGCGCTTGAACTGGATCCTGACAATATGACTGCGGTTCTCTCTCTTTACCGCCTTTACAAGGAGAGTGAGAATTATTATGATGCTGCGGAGCTTCTGGATTCATACATCAAAAAGAATCCTGAAGATTCTCATCTCTGGTTCGAGAAGGGATGGCTCAGTGAGAAGAGCGGGGAATTCGGGGAAGCACTTGTGGATTACGATCAGGCGATCTCTCTTGATGCCGGATGCACCCGGGCGGTTGCATCCAAAGCACTGCTCCTGATGAGAGAAAAAAGGCCTGAAGAAGCGCTTGAATGCTATGATCTTCTCATTGAAAGAAAGCCTGAGAATGCTGCGGTGCATCATTCACGCGGCCTGGTCCTGAAGGTCATGGGGAAGTATGATGAGGCGATAGACTCGTTTAAAGAAGCGATTCGGCTCGATCCCTCCGATTCAGATACACTCCTTGAAATTGCAATTCTCCTGCTTGAAACGGGACGCTTTAAGGATGCACTCGGTTATTATAACAGGCTTATCGAGTCGGGATTTGAAGGAAGCGAAGTGTTTTCAGGGCAGGGAGATGTTTATCTGGCCCTGGGAATGAGCGGAGAAGCGTTGTCTTCATATGAGCGTGCAATAGATGCAGGCGGAAATATACTTGGGGCATTAAAAGGAAGAGCGGAGATTCTTGCAGCATCCGGTAATCCGGCTGAAGCAGTTGAGGCCTATAATAATGTTCTTGAAATAAGCCCCATGGATACGGATGTACTCCGGAAACTTGCCGCTTTATATGAAGATGCAGGTCATCCCGGGCAGGCCCTGACGGCATACGACAGGATTCTCATAGCAGATCCGGAGGATTCCGCTGCCATATCCGGTCGTATTAAGAGTCTTGTTTCACTCGAACGATATTCAGAGGCTATCCCCATGTATGACGGCCTCATCGTCACGAGTCCCGGGAGATCGGATCTTATCGCAGGCAAGGCATTCTCACTTGCAAAAACCGGCAGAAAGGATGATGCGGTTGTTTTGTATGTTTCCGCCCTGCAGCTGGAGCCTGAAAATATCGGCTATCTTCTCGAACTTGTGTCAATTCTTTCCGACCTGGGAAGATACGGGGAGTCCCTGCCTTACTATGACAGGCTGATCAGTCTCGTCCCGGGAGAGTCAGGTTTCGTGATGTCGAGGGCGCTTGCATTGTATACCCTGGGAAGGTATGAAGATTCGGTGGCGGACTTTGAAAAAGTTCTCCGGAAAAAGCCTGATGATACCGATGCCCTGATTAATATGGGCACTGCTCTGTTCCGTCTTGGCGACAGGAGGGCGGCGATGGAGTGCTATAAGAGATCCATCGATTTTGATCCGTCTCTTGAAGAAGAGTGGCTGATGAGGGGCATCAGTGCTTCTTCATTTATCGAGTGGGAGATTGACAGAATTCACAGGATTTCGGAGTCTTCGATCAGTCACGGGTCCGGGGATGCAAAGCCTAAGCTGAGGGCATCCAAAAAGGAGAAGGAGGATTTCACGCAGGCCGGCACCGGTTCAGTCTCATCTCCGGTTATGGAATCGTCGGAATACGATTCTGTAAATATTCCTGATACAAGGACGCCGACAAAGGAGCAGCTTGATGATCCGGATTATCTCTATAAGAAAGGTGTGGCACTCGCCCGCAGGGGATACTACAGGGCATCTTTGAAATGTTTCAGCAGGATCGAAACGATAACTGAAGATTGTTCCGAGGCAGTCTTTTCAAAAGGAATAATCTATGCCAAAAACGGTTATTTCAATGAAGCGCTTGAATGCTTTGATCGGGTTCTTAAAATGAATCCTTCTCATGAAAAGGCGCAGAAGGCAAAAAGGATGGCGGAGATTAAGAGAAAAATATAA
- a CDS encoding pyridoxal-phosphate-dependent aminotransferase family protein: MQDEILLMMPGPVPMPQRVRMAMARQAINHRGPEFGECLNDINRMLKPMFGTKNDCLILSGSGTAGMEAAVANFCAKKKIACLVNGKFGERLYDIGKMYASEAVELSSEWGTPLPLERLEEELENGVEAVTLVHNETSAAIKNPAEAVGKLCKKHDALFIMDGITSIGGDEVLADKWGADVAIVGSQKCLAAPAGLAAVSVSDKAWENIAEWRPYYLDLKKYKKSAEKNETPYTPAVPLFFALREACRIVEEEGLENRIARHRNLADAVRAAAGAWELDLYPTVDELHSYSNTATAICYPEGIKDNEFRGLVKKDGIEFSGGQDRLKGKIFRIGTMGATGVPEVLAVIGAAEKALRQLGYERGTCGVKAAAKVLNA, translated from the coding sequence ATGCAGGATGAAATACTACTGATGATGCCGGGACCCGTCCCTATGCCGCAGCGTGTAAGGATGGCGATGGCTCGCCAGGCAATTAATCACAGGGGCCCTGAATTCGGGGAATGCCTGAATGACATCAACAGGATGCTCAAACCGATGTTCGGGACAAAAAACGACTGTCTGATACTCTCCGGCTCGGGAACAGCCGGAATGGAGGCGGCTGTTGCAAACTTCTGCGCAAAAAAGAAGATTGCCTGTCTTGTCAACGGAAAATTCGGAGAAAGGCTTTACGATATAGGAAAGATGTACGCCAGCGAAGCCGTTGAGCTCTCGTCCGAATGGGGAACCCCTCTTCCGCTTGAGAGACTTGAGGAAGAGCTTGAAAACGGTGTCGAAGCAGTAACCCTGGTCCACAACGAGACTTCCGCCGCAATAAAGAATCCTGCCGAAGCAGTGGGAAAGCTCTGCAAAAAGCATGACGCCCTCTTTATAATGGACGGAATAACCTCGATCGGAGGCGACGAGGTTCTTGCAGACAAGTGGGGTGCGGATGTCGCTATAGTCGGATCCCAGAAATGTCTTGCAGCACCTGCGGGTCTGGCGGCAGTATCGGTTTCCGATAAGGCATGGGAGAACATTGCCGAATGGCGACCCTACTATCTCGATCTCAAGAAATACAAAAAGAGCGCCGAAAAGAATGAAACGCCATATACGCCTGCTGTACCACTGTTTTTCGCACTGCGCGAGGCATGCAGGATCGTAGAAGAGGAAGGTCTTGAAAACAGGATTGCACGGCACAGGAACCTCGCCGACGCGGTGAGAGCAGCCGCGGGTGCATGGGAGCTAGATCTCTACCCGACTGTAGACGAACTGCATTCATATTCAAACACTGCAACCGCAATCTGCTATCCCGAAGGCATAAAGGACAATGAATTCAGGGGGCTTGTCAAGAAAGACGGAATAGAATTTTCCGGAGGACAGGACCGCCTGAAGGGCAAAATATTCCGCATAGGCACTATGGGCGCCACAGGAGTGCCTGAGGTTCTCGCAGTCATCGGCGCCGCGGAGAAGGCACTAAGGCAGCTCGGATACGAACGCGGCACATGCGGTGTAAAGGCAGCAGCAAAAGTGCTTAATGCCTGA
- a CDS encoding flavodoxin family protein, whose translation MKVLGISGSMRPEGNTSILVKSVVDYIETEGCDEFNTEYISLAGKKISPCIGCDKCRETKWCVLDDDWDDIAEKMMECDILILGSPTYYYDVNGQTKNFIDRTYSLFHDRKLAGKYAVVISVCADRGGERTLSTLEGFVNTHEFGYIGYVAGKGAAAGDVRKDESAMAKSIEVAENILKMVSRTHRDGKRKQ comes from the coding sequence ATGAAAGTGCTTGGGATTTCCGGAAGTATGAGGCCAGAAGGCAACACTTCGATACTCGTGAAGAGTGTGGTGGATTATATCGAAACCGAAGGCTGTGACGAGTTTAACACCGAATATATCTCCCTCGCCGGAAAAAAGATATCGCCGTGTATAGGATGCGACAAGTGCAGGGAGACCAAATGGTGTGTTCTTGACGATGACTGGGACGATATCGCGGAAAAAATGATGGAATGCGATATCCTGATACTCGGCTCCCCCACATATTATTACGATGTCAACGGGCAGACGAAAAACTTCATAGACAGGACCTATTCGCTCTTCCATGACAGAAAACTCGCTGGAAAATATGCGGTTGTGATCTCGGTCTGTGCCGACAGGGGCGGTGAGAGAACCCTTTCTACGCTTGAAGGCTTTGTCAATACGCATGAGTTCGGTTATATCGGATATGTGGCCGGCAAGGGGGCTGCCGCAGGGGATGTCCGTAAGGATGAAAGCGCTATGGCGAAATCGATCGAAGTGGCTGAAAACATACTGAAAATGGTGAGCAGAACCCATCGTGACGGTAAGAGGAAGCAATAG
- a CDS encoding 5-(carboxyamino)imidazole ribonucleotide mutase, with protein MSGVAIISGSASDSHIVEKVKAVLDENNMKYDIQVLSAHRNPVELEKYVAGSDAEVFICIAGLSAALPGVVASRTDKPVIGVPVSGTLGGLDALLSIAQMPKGVPVACVGIDNGANAAHLALRILKLKK; from the coding sequence ATGTCAGGTGTGGCAATAATATCCGGTTCGGCCTCCGATTCGCACATAGTGGAGAAGGTAAAGGCTGTACTCGATGAGAACAATATGAAATACGATATTCAGGTGCTTTCGGCTCACAGAAATCCGGTCGAACTTGAAAAATACGTTGCCGGGTCGGATGCAGAGGTGTTCATATGCATAGCCGGCCTTTCGGCGGCACTTCCGGGAGTTGTTGCGTCGAGGACCGACAAGCCGGTTATCGGCGTCCCGGTATCCGGAACCCTCGGGGGCCTTGATGCACTTCTTTCAATCGCCCAGATGCCAAAAGGTGTCCCTGTTGCATGTGTAGGGATAGACAACGGGGCAAATGCAGCGCATCTTGCCCTGAGAATTCTAAAATTAAAGAAATAA
- a CDS encoding tetratricopeptide repeat protein → MKVGVRYWYNKGIALLEAELPEKAVECLDRALEEDPENDTIIFKKGIALFYSERLEEAAGIFDSALEKNPENYSALNNKGMILLRLNRIDEAENCFRSANEISRKSGCVDLNFSMIKKIRIGER, encoded by the coding sequence ATGAAGGTCGGAGTTAGATATTGGTATAATAAAGGAATTGCTCTTCTTGAGGCGGAGCTGCCGGAGAAAGCTGTCGAGTGTCTTGACAGGGCATTGGAAGAAGACCCGGAAAACGACACAATCATATTTAAAAAGGGAATTGCACTTTTTTATTCGGAGAGACTTGAAGAAGCCGCCGGGATCTTCGACTCCGCCCTGGAGAAGAATCCTGAAAACTATTCGGCTTTAAACAACAAGGGGATGATCCTGCTGAGATTAAACAGGATAGATGAAGCCGAAAACTGTTTCAGGAGTGCAAACGAGATATCCCGGAAAAGCGGGTGTGTTGACTTAAACTTCAGCATGATAAAAAAAATTCGCATTGGTGAGCGGTGA
- a CDS encoding pyridoxal phosphate-dependent aminotransferase, with amino-acid sequence MRPLSEKISSIPPSATIEITDRARRMKSEGIDVISLSIGEPDFETPKHITDACINALKEGKTHYEASQGTPELREAISEKLRNDNGVDVDASGIVVACGAKNNIYEAMEACLNPGDEVIIIDPSWVSYEPAVRIAGGTPVHHSLNGKDFQIDDSLLEKITGKTKMIVLNTPSNPTGSVLSKESLSIVADICRDNDIIALSDEIYEKLIYDKEHLSIGAMNDMAERTITINGFSKAYAMTGWRIGYAAASPEIAKAMTKVQQHTISHPATFAMWGALAALKGDQSCIEDMRVEFDRRRRYVCGELESMGFKTAPADGAFYAFVNINGDDMERGERWLEEAHVAATPGTAFNAPGWIRISYAAKTDTLKEAMRRIREFEDRRD; translated from the coding sequence ATGAGGCCGCTTTCAGAAAAAATCAGCAGCATACCCCCTTCCGCTACGATAGAAATTACCGATCGCGCCAGGAGGATGAAGTCAGAGGGTATAGACGTCATCTCCCTTTCCATAGGAGAACCGGATTTTGAGACGCCGAAGCATATCACCGACGCCTGTATAAATGCCCTGAAGGAGGGCAAGACTCACTACGAGGCAAGCCAGGGAACTCCGGAGCTCCGTGAGGCGATATCGGAGAAGCTCAGGAACGACAACGGGGTTGACGTCGATGCCTCAGGAATCGTCGTCGCCTGCGGTGCCAAGAACAATATCTACGAGGCGATGGAGGCCTGCCTCAATCCCGGAGACGAGGTTATAATCATAGACCCGTCATGGGTCTCATATGAACCTGCCGTAAGAATTGCAGGCGGAACTCCCGTTCATCACAGCCTCAACGGGAAGGACTTCCAGATCGACGACTCCCTTCTTGAGAAGATCACAGGGAAGACGAAGATGATCGTCCTCAATACTCCTTCTAATCCTACAGGTTCGGTTCTCTCGAAGGAATCGCTCTCGATTGTTGCCGACATCTGCAGGGACAACGATATAATCGCCTTATCCGACGAGATCTACGAGAAGCTCATCTATGATAAGGAACACCTCTCGATCGGCGCCATGAACGATATGGCAGAGAGGACAATCACGATAAACGGCTTTTCGAAGGCATATGCAATGACCGGCTGGAGGATCGGTTATGCAGCCGCCTCACCGGAGATTGCTAAGGCGATGACAAAGGTCCAGCAGCATACGATCAGCCACCCGGCGACGTTCGCCATGTGGGGCGCCCTTGCGGCATTGAAAGGCGATCAGTCGTGTATCGAGGATATGAGAGTCGAGTTCGACAGAAGACGCAGGTATGTATGCGGCGAACTTGAATCGATGGGCTTTAAGACTGCTCCTGCCGACGGGGCATTCTATGCCTTCGTAAATATAAACGGCGACGATATGGAGAGAGGCGAGAGGTGGCTTGAAGAGGCGCACGTGGCCGCCACTCCCGGAACGGCCTTCAATGCACCGGGCTGGATCAGGATATCCTATGCAGCAAAGACGGATACATTAAAAGAGGCAATGCGCCGCATAAGGGAATTTGAAGACAGGCGGGACTGA
- a CDS encoding GIY-YIG nuclease family protein, producing MNERGIYCLVFRNPGITLGIGSLGDVEFSPGWHIYVGSALGQAGFSRVRRHISLFVEKNKKPRWHVDYLLTSSYFELESVFCGKTAERLECTLSGLFGGENVPGFGCSDCRCRSHLFHRDGNPEDEVRSAFEALNLPVHMKKIK from the coding sequence ATGAATGAAAGAGGGATCTACTGTCTTGTGTTCCGGAACCCCGGGATAACTCTTGGAATTGGAAGCCTCGGGGATGTGGAATTTTCTCCCGGGTGGCATATTTATGTAGGTTCCGCCCTTGGGCAGGCCGGATTTTCAAGAGTAAGACGGCATATATCTCTTTTTGTTGAAAAAAACAAAAAACCACGCTGGCATGTAGATTACCTGCTCACTTCCTCTTATTTCGAGCTGGAATCCGTTTTCTGCGGTAAAACTGCAGAGCGGCTTGAATGCACTCTTTCTGGGCTTTTCGGGGGGGAAAATGTTCCGGGATTTGGGTGCTCGGACTGCAGGTGCAGGTCGCACCTTTTTCATAGGGACGGCAATCCGGAGGATGAAGTCCGGTCCGCCTTTGAAGCCCTGAATCTCCCTGTCCATATGAAAAAAATCAAATAA
- the ribH gene encoding 6,7-dimethyl-8-ribityllumazine synthase has protein sequence MTVKLGFVVAEFNRDLTYMMEIEGEEHAKFLGAEVTERIYVPGAYDMPLAIKKMLKDNKVDAVVTIGCVIEGATQHDEIVVQHAARKIIDLSLEFDKPVTLGISGPGMTRLEATERIDYAKRAVESAIKLVKRLK, from the coding sequence ATGACAGTAAAACTTGGATTTGTTGTTGCGGAGTTCAACCGTGACCTGACCTATATGATGGAGATCGAGGGAGAGGAGCACGCGAAGTTCCTCGGTGCGGAAGTTACCGAGAGAATCTACGTCCCCGGAGCATACGATATGCCCCTTGCAATCAAAAAGATGCTCAAAGATAACAAGGTGGATGCAGTCGTTACAATCGGATGCGTTATCGAGGGTGCAACCCAGCACGATGAGATCGTCGTCCAGCATGCCGCAAGGAAGATCATCGACCTCTCGCTCGAGTTCGACAAGCCAGTAACACTCGGAATCTCAGGTCCGGGAATGACAAGGCTCGAAGCGACCGAGCGTATCGATTACGCAAAGAGAGCAGTCGAATCAGCAATAAAACTTGTAAAAAGGCTGAAATAA
- the thiC gene encoding phosphomethylpyrimidine synthase ThiC produces MQTLARECKSGIPEIVRKTAESQNIEPERLSRSIAAGKAVIPANRIREHKLCAIGEGCTVKVNVNIGTSGIRCDPGLEIEKAKCAIDEGADAIMDLSTGGDLEEMRKKILDLDITVGTVPVYEAVRRAGSAPDLDSDTLFNVIRDHCKQGVDFLTLHCGVNRQALDALKKDPRVMGVVSRGGAFHIAMMTASGEENPLFAEYDYLIEMLAEYDVVISLGDGMRPGAMIDAVKRAKTVEYLTLGDLAQRAHEAGVQRMIEGPGHIPIDQIGYNVRMIKELTAGAPLYLLGPLVTDIVPGYDHVSGAIGGAIAAMNGADFLCMVSPSEHLALPSLEDIREGTRVAKLAAHVGDTIRPGINWFGTGEEEMAYARRDLDWKKQFSLAMFGEHAKKIHERDGETDTCSMCGDLCAVKIVRESLYKDS; encoded by the coding sequence ATGCAAACCCTCGCACGGGAATGTAAATCCGGTATCCCGGAGATCGTCCGAAAGACTGCAGAATCGCAGAATATCGAACCCGAAAGGCTTTCCCGCTCCATAGCTGCAGGAAAAGCGGTTATCCCGGCAAACCGCATAAGAGAGCACAAGCTATGTGCAATCGGGGAAGGGTGCACGGTAAAAGTAAATGTCAATATAGGAACGTCAGGCATAAGGTGCGACCCCGGGCTTGAGATTGAAAAGGCGAAGTGTGCAATCGACGAGGGCGCAGATGCAATAATGGATCTCTCGACAGGCGGCGACCTTGAGGAGATGAGGAAGAAGATCCTCGATCTTGACATTACCGTCGGCACTGTACCGGTTTACGAGGCGGTCCGCCGTGCGGGAAGCGCCCCGGACTTGGACTCCGATACATTGTTCAACGTGATAAGGGATCACTGCAAACAGGGAGTAGACTTCCTGACGCTTCACTGCGGTGTAAACAGGCAGGCTCTGGATGCATTAAAGAAGGACCCGCGTGTGATGGGCGTCGTCTCGAGGGGAGGTGCGTTCCATATAGCGATGATGACCGCATCCGGCGAGGAGAACCCGCTCTTTGCAGAGTATGACTACCTGATCGAGATGCTGGCCGAATACGATGTAGTGATCTCCCTCGGCGACGGAATGAGGCCCGGTGCGATGATCGACGCCGTAAAGAGAGCAAAGACCGTAGAATATCTCACGTTGGGCGATCTTGCACAGAGAGCACACGAAGCAGGAGTTCAGAGAATGATCGAGGGGCCCGGCCATATCCCGATCGACCAGATCGGCTACAATGTAAGGATGATCAAGGAACTGACCGCCGGAGCTCCGCTATACCTGCTCGGGCCGCTGGTAACGGACATCGTTCCGGGCTACGACCATGTCTCCGGTGCGATCGGTGGTGCGATCGCTGCAATGAACGGTGCCGACTTCCTCTGCATGGTCTCGCCGTCAGAGCACCTGGCACTCCCGTCTCTGGAGGATATCAGGGAGGGAACGCGTGTCGCAAAACTTGCCGCTCATGTAGGAGACACGATCCGCCCCGGGATCAACTGGTTCGGAACAGGCGAAGAAGAGATGGCGTATGCGAGGAGAGATCTCGACTGGAAGAAGCAGTTCTCGCTTGCAATGTTCGGGGAGCATGCAAAAAAGATCCATGAAAGAGACGGGGAAACGGATACATGCTCGATGTGCGGCGATCTCTGCGCCGTAAAAATAGTAAGGGAAAGCCTCTACAAAGACTCCTGA
- the ribC gene encoding riboflavin synthase, producing the protein MKVGVADTTFARVDMGAEAIDELRRHASVAIERYTVPGVKDLPVASKILLEERKCDIVIALGMPGGKEKDRMCAHEASQGLIRAQLMTNKHIIEVFVHEDEAENDSELAWLAKRRAREHAENAVLLIQHPERLVKQAGTGQRQGFGDAGPARQ; encoded by the coding sequence ATGAAAGTCGGGGTTGCGGACACCACATTTGCAAGGGTGGATATGGGTGCAGAGGCCATCGACGAACTCCGCAGGCATGCAAGCGTGGCGATCGAGCGCTATACGGTCCCCGGAGTTAAAGACCTCCCGGTTGCATCCAAGATCCTTCTCGAAGAGAGAAAATGCGACATTGTCATCGCACTCGGAATGCCCGGGGGAAAGGAGAAGGACAGGATGTGTGCCCACGAGGCCTCGCAGGGCCTGATAAGAGCACAGCTTATGACAAATAAGCATATCATCGAGGTCTTTGTTCACGAGGACGAAGCTGAAAACGACAGCGAACTCGCCTGGCTCGCAAAGAGGCGTGCACGCGAGCATGCCGAAAATGCCGTCCTTCTCATCCAGCATCCCGAAAGGCTCGTAAAACAGGCAGGAACCGGGCAGAGACAGGGCTTCGGGGATGCCGGCCCGGCCCGCCAGTAA
- a CDS encoding MBL fold metallo-hydrolase → MPVEWIPGTGYFSNSYVYGSVLIDTGAIPPAVEPYRDDIRTIVLTHCHYDHIAHLREIRDMCGNPEICIHELDAPGITEPARSLSTMFGERGPDIGPDVILSEGDEIGGLKVIHTPGHTPGGICLYDAEEMILFSGDTVFADGGFGRFDFPGGSLEQLSNSVKKLSELDVEGLYPGHGTPAFSNGRRHILAALRALNTGYF, encoded by the coding sequence ATGCCTGTAGAATGGATCCCCGGAACCGGATATTTCTCGAATTCCTATGTGTACGGTTCGGTCCTTATCGATACGGGGGCTATCCCGCCGGCTGTTGAGCCCTACCGCGACGATATCAGGACGATTGTCTTAACGCACTGCCATTACGATCATATTGCGCATCTCCGGGAGATCAGGGATATGTGCGGAAACCCGGAGATCTGCATACACGAACTTGACGCGCCCGGCATCACCGAACCTGCGAGAAGCCTCTCTACGATGTTCGGCGAGAGAGGGCCTGATATCGGACCTGATGTTATCCTTTCCGAGGGCGATGAGATCGGCGGGCTTAAAGTAATTCATACTCCCGGCCATACTCCGGGGGGGATATGCCTTTATGACGCCGAAGAGATGATCCTCTTCTCAGGCGACACGGTATTTGCCGACGGAGGCTTCGGGAGGTTTGATTTTCCCGGCGGGAGCCTGGAGCAGCTCAGTAATTCTGTTAAAAAGCTCTCGGAACTTGATGTAGAGGGGCTGTACCCCGGTCATGGTACTCCTGCTTTTTCAAACGGAAGACGGCACATTCTTGCTGCACTCCGGGCACTGAATACGGGTTATTTCTGA